In Argiope bruennichi chromosome X1, qqArgBrue1.1, whole genome shotgun sequence, a single window of DNA contains:
- the LOC129959218 gene encoding uncharacterized protein LOC129959218, giving the protein MDAETKVDASAELTRVAFRVPFWKSNPELWFLQLESQFITSGIVSEVTKFDCIIPVLDYDVLAYVGNLIRSSPPDASYTILKDKIIKQYADSENVKLKPLLQNLQLGDKTPSQLLMQMKELNNGRVNDDVLKTLFLQRLPVTIQQIVSV; this is encoded by the coding sequence ATGGATGCCGAAACTAAAGTGGACGCATCTGCTGAGTTGACTCGCGTTGCATTTAGAGTTCCGTTTTGGAAGAGTAATCCTGAATTGTGGTTTTTGCAATTAGAATCGCAATTTATCACATCGGGAATTGTTTCGGAAGTCACTAAATTTGATTGTATAATTCCTGTCTTGGATTATGATGTTTTAGCTTACGTAGGTAATCTAATTCGTTCCTCTCCTCCTGACGCTTCATACACAAttctgaaagataaaataattaaacaatatgcTGACTCCGAAAATGTAAAACTCAAACCTCTCCTGCAAAATCTTCAACTAGGAGATAAAACTCCTTCACAACTCTTAATGCAAATGAAGGAATTAAATAACGGTCGCGTTAATGATGatgttttaaaaacacttttcttgCAACGTTTACCTGTTACAATACAACAAATAGTGTCAGTTTGA